From Burkholderia savannae, a single genomic window includes:
- the phnA gene encoding phosphonoacetate hydrolase: MNRHIEVNGRVYRMPAEPTVAVCVDGCEYAYLEEAANAGVAPFIARILREGSAFDADCVIPSFTNPNNLSIVCGAPPSVHGICGNFFWDSDAQGGAGAAVMMNDPAYLRAGTLLAAAADAGARVAVVTAKDKLRRLLGWRMRGVCFSAEKANQANLGENGICDVLDFVGLPSPDVYSAALSEFVLAAGVRLAQSRRADLMYLSTTDYVQHKCAPGSDGANAFYAMMDRYLAALDALGWAIGVTADHGMNAKHDPRTGAPNVVYLQDALDAWLGPRRARVILPITDPYVVHHGALGSFATIYLEQDADAAALIGRLRALDGIELALGNATAAGRFELPADRIGDVVVVSRRDVALGTRASEHDLSGLTVPLRSHGGLSEQRVPLLFNRRIEGVEPDRRLRNFDLFDLALNRAVQ, encoded by the coding sequence ATGAATCGACACATCGAAGTCAACGGGCGCGTCTACCGGATGCCGGCCGAGCCGACCGTCGCCGTCTGCGTCGACGGCTGCGAGTACGCGTATCTGGAAGAGGCCGCGAACGCGGGCGTCGCGCCGTTCATCGCGCGGATACTGCGCGAAGGCTCGGCGTTCGACGCCGACTGCGTGATCCCGTCGTTCACGAACCCGAACAACCTGTCGATCGTGTGCGGCGCGCCGCCGTCGGTGCACGGCATCTGCGGCAATTTCTTCTGGGATTCCGACGCGCAGGGTGGCGCGGGCGCCGCGGTGATGATGAACGACCCCGCGTACCTGCGCGCGGGCACGCTGCTCGCCGCGGCGGCGGACGCGGGCGCGCGGGTCGCGGTCGTGACCGCGAAGGACAAGCTGCGGCGGCTGCTCGGCTGGCGAATGCGCGGCGTGTGCTTCTCGGCGGAGAAGGCGAATCAGGCGAACCTCGGCGAGAACGGCATCTGCGACGTGCTCGACTTCGTCGGCCTGCCGTCGCCCGACGTCTACAGCGCGGCGCTGTCCGAATTCGTGCTCGCGGCGGGCGTGCGGCTCGCGCAGAGCCGGCGCGCGGACCTGATGTACCTGTCGACGACCGATTACGTGCAGCACAAGTGCGCGCCGGGCAGCGACGGCGCGAACGCGTTCTACGCGATGATGGACCGCTACCTCGCGGCGCTCGACGCGCTCGGCTGGGCGATCGGCGTGACCGCGGACCACGGGATGAACGCGAAGCACGATCCGCGCACGGGCGCGCCGAACGTCGTCTATCTGCAGGACGCGCTCGACGCGTGGCTCGGCCCGCGCCGCGCGCGCGTGATCCTGCCGATCACCGATCCGTACGTCGTCCATCACGGCGCGCTCGGCTCGTTCGCGACGATCTATCTCGAGCAAGACGCCGACGCAGCCGCGCTCATCGGCCGCCTGCGCGCGCTCGACGGCATCGAGCTCGCGCTCGGCAACGCGACGGCCGCCGGGCGCTTCGAGCTGCCGGCCGACCGGATCGGCGACGTCGTCGTCGTGAGCCGGCGCGACGTCGCGCTCGGCACGCGCGCGAGCGAGCACGACCTGTCGGGCCTGACGGTGCCGCTGCGCTCGCACGGCGGCCTGTCCGAGCAGCGCGTGCCGCTCCTGTTCAATCGCCGGATCGAGGGCGTCGAGCCGGACCGCCGGCTGCGCAACTTCGATCTGTTCGATCTCGCGCTGAACCGGGCCGTGCAATGA
- a CDS encoding phosphonate degradation HD-domain oxygenase: MALTLDDIRALFDRHGDIAYSGEPVTQREHALQSAQLAQEAGAGDALIAAALLHDLGHLLNLQGETPTAHGIDDLHQYYVLPFLRPLLPDAALEPIRLHVDAKRCLCAIDASYRACLSADSARSLQLQGGVFSGAQADAFLQHPYAADAIRLRRWDDLAKAAGKATPDVDHYMRVVARVAASL, encoded by the coding sequence ATGGCGCTGACACTCGACGACATTCGCGCGCTGTTCGATCGCCACGGCGACATCGCGTACAGCGGCGAGCCGGTGACGCAGCGCGAGCATGCGCTGCAAAGCGCGCAGCTCGCGCAAGAGGCGGGCGCGGGCGACGCGCTGATCGCGGCGGCGCTGTTGCACGACCTGGGGCACCTGCTGAATCTCCAGGGCGAGACGCCGACCGCGCACGGCATCGACGATCTGCATCAGTACTACGTGCTGCCGTTCCTGCGGCCGTTGCTGCCTGACGCGGCGCTGGAGCCGATCCGCCTGCACGTCGACGCGAAGCGCTGCCTCTGCGCGATCGACGCGTCGTATCGCGCCTGCCTGTCGGCGGACTCGGCGCGCAGCCTGCAGCTGCAGGGCGGCGTCTTCTCGGGCGCGCAAGCCGATGCGTTCCTGCAGCACCCCTACGCGGCGGACGCGATCCGCCTGCGCCGCTGGGACGATCTCGCGAAGGCGGCCGGCAAGGCCACGCCGGATGTGGATCACTACATGCGTGTGGTCGCGCGCGTCGCCGCTTCCTTATAA
- the phnY gene encoding phosphonoacetaldehyde dehydrogenase encodes MTAALLRDHPAFRAETLRWCGERAARARTLDVFDPYSGMRVGTAPLASVDDVRCAFDYAAAYRPALSRYERSQILERAAARLNACAEEASTLISLESGLSKQDSRYEIGRVADVFKFASIEALRDDAQSYSCDLTPHGTSRRVFSQRQPLDGVIVAITPFNHPMNQVAHKIAPAIATNNRVIVKPSEKVPLSALYLADVLYEAGLPEPMLQVLTGDPREIADELLTHPSATLITFTGGVAIGKYIAAKAGYRRIVLELGGNDPLIVLDDADLERAAALAAQGSYKNSGQRCTAVKRILVQKGVAPRFTELLVEKTRAWTYGDPFDPANRMGTVIDEAAAALFEARVDEAVSQGARLLAGNARRGALYAPTVLDRVDASMTLVREETFGPVSPIIAFDTIDDAIRISNGTAFGLSSGVCTDRADAIVRFVNELNVGTVNVWEVPGYRLELTPFGGIKDSGLGYKEGVQEAMKSFTNLKIFSLPWS; translated from the coding sequence ATGACGGCGGCGCTCCTTCGCGACCATCCGGCGTTTCGCGCCGAGACGCTGCGCTGGTGCGGCGAGCGGGCGGCGCGCGCCCGGACGCTCGACGTATTCGATCCGTATTCGGGGATGCGCGTCGGCACGGCGCCGCTCGCGTCGGTCGACGACGTGCGGTGCGCGTTCGACTACGCGGCCGCCTATCGGCCGGCGCTGTCGCGCTACGAGCGCTCGCAGATCCTCGAGCGCGCGGCGGCGCGGCTGAACGCATGCGCGGAAGAAGCGTCGACGCTGATTTCGCTCGAATCGGGCCTGTCGAAGCAGGATTCGCGCTACGAGATCGGCCGCGTCGCGGACGTGTTCAAGTTCGCGTCGATCGAGGCGCTGCGCGACGACGCGCAGAGCTACTCGTGCGATCTGACGCCGCACGGCACGTCGCGCCGCGTGTTCTCGCAGCGGCAGCCGCTCGACGGCGTGATCGTCGCGATCACGCCGTTCAATCATCCGATGAACCAGGTCGCGCACAAGATCGCGCCCGCGATCGCGACGAACAACCGCGTGATCGTGAAGCCGTCGGAAAAGGTGCCGCTGTCGGCGCTGTATCTCGCCGACGTGCTGTACGAAGCGGGATTGCCCGAGCCGATGCTGCAGGTGCTGACGGGCGATCCGCGGGAGATCGCCGACGAGCTGCTCACGCACCCGAGCGCGACGCTGATCACGTTCACGGGCGGAGTCGCGATCGGCAAGTACATCGCGGCGAAGGCGGGCTACCGGCGCATCGTGCTCGAGCTGGGCGGCAACGATCCGCTGATCGTGCTCGACGACGCCGACCTCGAGCGCGCGGCGGCGCTCGCCGCGCAGGGCTCGTACAAGAATTCGGGGCAACGCTGCACGGCGGTCAAGCGCATCCTGGTGCAGAAGGGCGTCGCGCCTCGCTTCACGGAGCTGCTCGTCGAGAAGACCCGCGCATGGACGTACGGCGACCCGTTCGATCCGGCGAACCGGATGGGCACGGTGATCGACGAGGCGGCGGCCGCGCTGTTCGAGGCGCGCGTCGACGAGGCGGTGTCGCAAGGCGCGCGCCTGCTGGCCGGCAACGCGCGGCGCGGCGCGCTGTATGCGCCGACGGTGCTCGATCGCGTTGACGCGTCGATGACGCTCGTGCGGGAGGAAACGTTCGGGCCGGTGTCGCCGATCATCGCGTTCGACACGATCGACGACGCGATCCGGATCAGCAACGGCACCGCGTTCGGCCTGTCGTCGGGCGTGTGCACGGATCGCGCGGACGCGATCGTGCGCTTCGTCAATGAACTGAACGTCGGCACGGTGAACGTGTGGGAGGTGCCGGGCTACCGGCTCGAGCTGACGCCGTTCGGCGGGATCAAGGATTCGGGCTTGGGATACAAGGAAGGGGTCCAGGAGGCGATGAAGAGCTTCACGAACCTGAAGATCTTCTCCTTGCCGTGGTCGTGA
- the tnpB gene encoding IS66 family insertion sequence element accessory protein TnpB (TnpB, as the term is used for proteins encoded by IS66 family insertion elements, is considered an accessory protein, since TnpC, encoded by a neighboring gene, is a DDE family transposase.), with amino-acid sequence MFRFDADLQIYLHREPIDFRAGINSLVALVEQSMLLDPLARAVFAFHNRKRDRVKLLLYDRAGFWLLLKRLEADRFVWPRRQQAVIELTAEQLHLLLDGVDIDAVRRHPARQYCHTN; translated from the coding sequence ATGTTCCGCTTCGACGCGGACCTGCAGATCTACCTGCACCGCGAGCCCATCGACTTCCGCGCCGGCATCAACAGCCTCGTCGCGCTGGTCGAGCAGTCGATGCTGCTCGATCCGCTTGCGCGAGCCGTCTTCGCGTTCCACAACCGCAAACGCGATCGCGTGAAGCTTCTGCTGTATGACCGGGCCGGATTCTGGCTCCTATTGAAACGCCTCGAGGCCGACCGTTTCGTTTGGCCCCGCCGTCAGCAAGCCGTGATCGAACTGACGGCCGAGCAGCTTCACCTGCTGCTCGACGGCGTCGATATCGACGCCGTGCGCCGCCACCCAGCGCGGCAGTACTGCCACACGAACTGA
- the tnpA gene encoding IS66-like element accessory protein TnpA, with protein MTQNEVDFLPLRVTGVTATGKRRFDAEGKRKLIEACLQPGASIAGLALKAGVNANQLHKWIQLRERANAAVTACVEPLPSAFVPVVPINEVAPVRTNPEPVNVRRTSHRYEAAKAMTPARLSAQLPNGVTLQLECAAHDGALVKAMIEALGAR; from the coding sequence ATGACACAGAACGAAGTTGATTTCCTGCCACTGCGGGTGACCGGCGTGACCGCGACGGGCAAGCGCAGGTTTGACGCCGAGGGTAAGCGCAAGCTGATTGAAGCCTGCCTGCAGCCGGGCGCGTCAATTGCCGGACTGGCGTTGAAGGCGGGTGTGAACGCGAACCAGCTGCATAAGTGGATTCAATTGCGCGAACGCGCGAATGCTGCTGTGACGGCGTGCGTCGAGCCCTTGCCATCGGCATTCGTGCCGGTCGTTCCGATCAACGAGGTGGCACCGGTGCGCACGAACCCCGAGCCGGTGAACGTACGGCGAACGTCACACAGGTACGAAGCGGCGAAGGCAATGACGCCGGCGCGACTATCAGCGCAGTTGCCCAACGGCGTAACGCTACAGCTCGAATGCGCCGCACACGATGGCGCTCTCGTGAAGGCGATGATCGAAGCGTTGGGGGCACGCTGA